A window of Corallococcus macrosporus DSM 14697 contains these coding sequences:
- a CDS encoding amidohydrolase family protein produces the protein MIDGNFVIDAVTHAYNLHPTNYRAGKYAESLAGLIWGLHSGLSGDTHRVPTAEGFLKNWSVQELAHLLFVESGVDLAVHHVLPLQTLYHDGLCSYEKTLEIHRNYPHRFLVYAGVDPLRGTAALDDLEQQYETLKPSGLKLYPAAWLGEKFRHTGWRMDDPSIAFPLFERAQKLGIKNIAVHKGLPMGAVPLEPYKVDDIGGAADAFPDLNFEIVHGGMAFLDETGMQLSLFPNVYVNLEVTGALIVKRERWFAESLAALLKWAGPDKIMWGSGTVFSHPHPALHKFWHDFQLPDELVQVAGMQVTPEVKRMILGGNYARYAGVDVEAVKKNIANDVFAKLKARGDHQPYSYKESLYE, from the coding sequence ATGATTGACGGCAACTTCGTCATCGACGCGGTGACACACGCCTACAACCTCCACCCCACCAACTACCGCGCCGGCAAGTACGCCGAGTCGCTCGCGGGGCTCATCTGGGGCCTGCACAGCGGCCTGTCCGGGGACACGCACCGCGTGCCCACGGCGGAAGGCTTCCTGAAGAACTGGTCCGTGCAGGAGCTGGCGCACCTGCTCTTCGTGGAGAGCGGCGTGGACCTGGCGGTGCACCACGTGCTGCCGCTCCAGACGCTGTACCACGACGGCCTGTGCTCCTATGAGAAGACGCTGGAGATTCACCGCAACTATCCCCACCGCTTCCTGGTGTACGCGGGCGTGGACCCGCTGCGCGGCACGGCGGCCCTGGATGACTTGGAGCAGCAGTACGAGACGCTCAAGCCGAGCGGCCTGAAGCTCTACCCGGCGGCGTGGCTGGGCGAGAAGTTCCGCCACACGGGCTGGCGCATGGATGACCCGAGCATCGCCTTCCCGCTCTTCGAGCGGGCGCAGAAGCTGGGCATCAAGAACATCGCCGTGCACAAGGGCCTGCCCATGGGCGCGGTGCCGCTGGAGCCCTACAAGGTGGACGACATCGGCGGCGCGGCGGACGCGTTCCCCGACCTGAACTTCGAAATCGTCCACGGCGGCATGGCCTTCCTGGACGAGACGGGCATGCAGCTCTCGCTGTTCCCCAACGTGTACGTGAACCTGGAGGTGACGGGCGCGCTCATCGTGAAGCGGGAGCGCTGGTTCGCCGAGTCCCTGGCCGCGCTGCTGAAGTGGGCGGGGCCGGACAAAATCATGTGGGGCTCCGGGACGGTGTTCAGCCACCCGCACCCGGCGCTGCACAAGTTCTGGCATGACTTCCAGCTCCCGGACGAGCTGGTGCAGGTGGCGGGCATGCAGGTGACGCCGGAGGTGAAGCGGATGATTCTGGGTGGCAACTACGCGCGCTACGCGGGCGTGGACGTGGAGGCGGTGAAGAAGAACATCGCCAACGACGTGTTCGCGAAGCTGAAGGCGCGCGGCGACCACCAGCCGTACAGCTACAAGGAGAGCCTCTATGAGTGA